The genomic window cctacatgaaactgctcacagggtctgtggattatcttgagtaaccaggacATGAATTCTGTAAAGAGACTTTACTGTtaagttttcaaatgtatattttggcactttgagcaccatacGCTGAGCGCCTTTTAGCCCCATGATACTGGAGAGAAGGGAGACATCTCTGCGGCCAAAATCTCCAACACtgtgcaactcacaccaaaacaatctgaacagataaatagcactacagctaagagggaaaatatgtatttttgattttgggatgaactgtccctttaagattgactgttttttttcaacaataGAAAATTACAGACACTACAATGGCACACTTCCCCCCAGTATACATGGTACTACTGTGCAGTtgcagtattattattattcacatCTTTCACTAACACAGCAACTGGAGCAGGTAATAGTAAGTGCAGTGGACTTTATGAACAACAGTGCGAGAGAACAAGCTGTCATTTAGTATTGGCctctctgaataaataaatgaagctggtacttttaaaagaagcaaaaaataacttaaattcCCTCAGGATCAGCTCTTTGAAGAAGGAGACAGACGAACTCCTCTAAAGTGCCTTAACCAAGGAAGGAGTGCGTGTGTATTTCAtctccctcaaacacacacacacacacacacacacacacacacatacacatacacacacacacacacacacacacacacacacacactccctccccTTTTCTatacagacacaacacagaTAAAGTGATCTGAGCACTTCAGAACATACTTTAGGCAGACTGGCAGGAGTTATAAAGGTACATGCTGTAGAAATGTACTTTTAACCATAGCTACAGTAACAGAGTAGTAGGCTATTTATGAAAAGGtaatgttaaaaatgtattttgtgggATAAAATTTAAGGAAAAACATGTGACGGACAAATCACTTTGGAACAAATGAGATACttacactgaaaaaaagattaaaagacTTCTTCAAAGAGGAGCGTTTCCACTTTACGTCTTTACATGCTGAATGCAATCCATTCTGTACAGAAGCTTAACAGACTGACCCTGTTACACTTGACTGACTCAAATGCATGACAGAATCGGGACTctataaatgaataataacGGCAATGTACATGTTCAAGCGGGAGTCGGCGTGCTCCACTCCAGCTTGTAGCAGTGACTGAGCAACAATAGATGAAAAATAGATTTGATTTAAACACAGTCACTGCATTAACGCTTTAGTTTGCACTTGGTTGGCGGCTGTTTTTGTCTCAGCAGTGACTAGGGGAAGGTTGGCAACAGCTTTAACTGTGGCAGAGGGAACTTATATAAACAGGACAAGGAGAAATCAGACAATAATGCTGAATGAATCCTGTCTAAAAGACCCCAGAGTCACCTTATAAATAATTTCATTGCCAATCATGAGTTGAAGCATTTAGTAGGTTTCCTTTGTAGCGTGACAGAACATTTATATCCTATATTAACTACTATTAGGCTATATGTCAATTACCACAGTATCAAAACAAGAATAAATACAATTTCATACATACAGAAATTATAATTTTCACAAAAGTCCACTTAaattcaaatattaaaaaatgctTTTACCTTCCACAGTTGAACTCTTCCCCGAGTTGCAGTAATGAAAATCACATGGCAGCGTGTGTCCCTCTGATCTGTGGTACAGCTGCTGAAACTGATTTCTCCGCTGCTGGAAGTCTATAAACATAGACTCTTCACACACGCCCTCCCCTCATCTTATAAACTACAACTGCTCCCAGTGTGTGCAGGGAGGCAGTCACGGGATGCTCCACTGATTGCAATCACACCATCACCACtgctatttttttccccttcatttAAGCTTCTGCTTAacctgtgttttttaatgatcttCATATTCACAGCTACACATATTTCACCTGGAAACAATcagaacataaaataaatattcacttttGGGGCACATTTTCTGTTAAACAAGAGAGAACACCAGCAGgaagttagcttagcttagcatagatGCTGGAATCAAAGGGAAACATCAAGCCTGGCTCCAtccaaaagtaacaaaatctgcctactaGCACCTCCAAGGCTCACTTATCAACGTGGTTCCTTCGCATTATTCCCTTTATGAAATGCTGCAGTGGTGCAGGGATGCATGGCTTCACATTCAGTCCCATATGCACTGAATGTGTTCCTATAAATAATACAGTAGGACAGACCTTCACATACATGAACGCTGCAAAAAGGAATAACGGAAGGATCAAATATTGAAAAGTCTTTGCTCCCTGTAGGGATGATGTCTGCATTGGCCTGTTGTCAACCAGGAGACATGCCATTTAACAAAGTGCTCATGTACAGTAGAGCTATGAAACCTACAGCACGTAGTCCTCCAGATAAAACTCGTCAGAAATCTTTCAATTCCAATTCTTTCCCAACTTTTATGGTAACAGGTTTAAAATAATATCTGACAAGAACACATTGACCCTGTTCAGACATGGTATTAACATGCGTTTTAATACCATGACGCATTTTAATACCAGGTCTACACAGGCTCAGTGACGTCAGAACTGTAGTATGAATTACTAATACAGCTGAATGGAATGAAGCCAGTGGCCATGAGAGCTATATAAGGAATAGTTCTATAATTTAGAAAAAATACACCTATTTGCTTTCTTACTTGTGTCTGTATAAGTACGGAGCAATCGCCTGCAGCTGGTGATAAGCTTTGTCCATCATAAAGCAATGGCCCAAAGTTATAAAGTACATCTACCAACACATCAAAACAGGTTCTATCTCATTCCTCTATCTAAActcaacagaaatgtaaaaaaaaaaaaaaaagccagctTAANaaaaaaaaaaaaaaaaaaaaaaaaagccagctTAACCGTTTCCCTCTGTGACCAGTCTATGCGAAGCTAAGCTAAGCACCTCCTGGCTGTGAAATTATCTGTCTCCTTACACCTTTTCCTAACATAGAGCAAGTGCGTGAACTTTGGTGGGTGGAGCATGATAAAGTGTCCAGTCTGTGTGACAAGTCTTGCTGGGCAACATGGCATCACGATGAATGTagttccactgtttggccactatgaaaattcaAGCCTCCAGGAGCCTGCTGagccttgcttccaatttcCCCAGAGACCACTCGGGATattgaagagaaaaaaataccGTACCATGCAGCCCgaaaaaagcattttctccaATGCGTACCACTGTAAAAGACACATCTGTAAAAGTGTTGACAGGACGcctcgaactgcaaacaaggtcaattatgactttgttttatgatttttttaaccaTGGTTTtctatttgtaaaactttccttaaGCTGAGAAAAGCAATTAAAACATCTTtgttgtcatcacagtgtgaagTCCATGAGTCGGGACAGGGAGAGACGTTACTGCGAAAGTAAATCGTGGAAAATgtataataatattacaatatttttcttttgagtGAACCTGGAATCTAGAAGCTGTTTTGGCGTATGTGCCAACTCCATTGTAATGTGTAGGTGCCATCTTGGTATCCAGTGTTTAGGTATTATTACACATCTATGCAAAAACTGGCTTAAAGCCTTGCACGCTTCCTGGGTGTCTGAATTAGTTAGCACAACTGTATTTCACAAGTTGCGGAATACTCCAAAAAACACTCCAGCGACTGTAATCTTTGTCTTAGATATACTTACTGATATGAGGACTTTGTGTGGAATAAGGGTATGAATATTTCTCAGAAAGAATATAACAGTGTTATTAAAAGTATATCACCAAAGCTACTGCTTCTCATCAAAAGTGCATTGTTATGGGGTGTTGGTGGCtgagtggtagagcaggcgccccatgtacaaggctgttgccgcagcagcccaggttcgactccagcctgtggccctttgctgcatgtcactccccctctctgtcccctTTTCACGCTCGTCTGTCCTACCACAAAAAAGTGCATTGTTATATGGCCCTGTGACTGGAGAAATTCCCAAACTTTTAATTGATGTTATATTGATTGATATTCGCATGAGTATTTCATTGGGAACACAGCAATATGATTGAGATTTGTTAGTTCtggcttttgtgtgtgtgtgtgtgtgtgtgtgtgtgtgtgtgtgtccttgtgtacaTGCTTTATTTGTGTATGgcctttacattttgttttaaagaagCCCCACTGATGTCTGTAAGGCAGCACTGCACTGGATGTGCTtgttttcctttgctttttcaCTGTGATGTACAAACCAAGTTTCTCTCAGGGGTCACTGACACAGCTGTTGTCATTTATATAACAACTTATCCAACATGCACATAACAAAGTGATTCAGCATTATATAAATCAGTTCCTCATATGCATCTGGACAtggcacattttattttacagtggaagttcttatttttatgtttttgggtttaaaaaaaaaaaaaaaaaaaagcattttctataaaagaaaatgcattacCATTATCAGAAGGTAGTGAAGCAGTTGCACTCAATGAAGCTGATAACTGCTGATAGctgatatctttaacaaaaagctggctcagacacagaaacatctaATAATACACACCCTTGTGAGAATATTGGATTTAAATTTGCAATAAATAGACATTATTTTATGATCATATGAAACCAACTTGAGTGTTAAATATTGATTGATGATTGTGCAGACCAACCGTGTTGCATTTAACTGTGTTGTCAACACTGtagcagaacaaaacagaaaaagtacAATACaaggcatgcaaaagtttgggcccCCCCTTGTcaaaatttattttactgtgaatagttaagtaagtagaagaaaAGACAAGATGCTTTTAACGTTTTAAGCAAGTTTaatgtattatatttgttttatacaattttagagtgaaaaaaaataaaaggagcaccatgcaaaagtttgggcaacccaagacatttgagctcccAAACAGGGTCTCAGACTTTAATCAGTTTGTTAGGGttctggcttgttcacaatcatcgttaggaaaggccaggtgatgcaaattttgaagggaaaatcccccaaacaagaactggTTACAAAaggtgtttagaagctgtgatacttgccaaacgGGGCGCTACcaagtactgaccatgcagggtgcccaaacttttgcttcaggcccttttcctatcttgttatttttaaactgtaaaagaccgaaataaaaaaataataaaatgttgaagaaaTGTGTTGTCTTGAAGTTATTGCCTTAAGGAAATCAAGTCATCTTTTGCTTGATTGCACAGTGAATACAATTTTGATGAAGAGTGCCCAAACTTTTGTGTGCAACTGTATCAGCATTTGACCTTCTATGTTAATCAGTCACCTCGAAATCAAACCCTTCATGTGAGAGATGTTGCTTCCATGTTGCTGCATATGGAAACTGAGGCTTTGGGCAGGAGACTGATCCCCATCTTTGGTTGTCTCCCAAAACTTGATCGTCACTCTGCCTGGTACCAACAGAGGCTCTTTAAACTGGGCAGTGATGCTGATGGGAGCTGTGATGACTCCAACACCTGAAGACACATGAGAGCAATGAGGTCATCTGATCAGTACTGCTCAAAATGGTTTTTTACACTGGACATTTTGACTTGCTGTaacaggagaagaaaaaaaaacagtaacaaaaaataTCTGCTATGAAAAAGGCAAGTTCATCCCTTTTAATAGCAAAAGCTTTCATGCACTGGCTCCATGTCAGGTCTTTTACCTTTGTGCTTTTCTATTTCAgccaagcagacagacagcatCCAGAGACTTGGTGCCTGCAATCTGTAGCCAACGAGCCTGGCTGGTAGAGAGAGGAGCCGATAGGGGTTGTAGTCAGAGAAGGACCATACACGCTGCAGGCCGGTAATCCTCGGAACTCTGAGCTCTACCCGCTTTACATTTTCTGGCACAGACTCATTGGGTTGGCCTGTCGAAAGACCTTTGACCAAAAACAGAAGGATTAAGACTCTGCCCCTATAAACAGGAAGGCAATAattactgtttgtttctgtggcaAGAAATAACCAGATTGTTGCTCACATTGCCGCTCATTCCTGAGTAAGCCTATGCTGGCtttgtggtttgtgtttttggacagcAGTGTCAGGACGCTCTCCCACACTGGGCAACCGGCACGAGAagtggcagacagacagatgtccACCTCCACCCCTGCATCAATTTGCCGATACTCCAGGACTCGAGCCTGCAGCATGAACGGACCCCTCTTCAGTTCATCGACTGGCTGAAGGGTTTTCACTCTTTGTTGCACACGAACCAGACCTGCCaaaaataattcacaatcaCTATAACATCACCCATTTCTAACTTTTCATTTGAAGcattcaaaaaacatgaaaatcagGGCAGTGGGATAAACCAGATATAATGTACTCAATATAAGacatctgcaaaaacacaagccGGGGTAAGCAGCTTAAATAATCTGTTTTAAGTTTCactgtgtagaatttagggagATAAATTGGCATTAAGTATATTTTCGTTAGTTTATGatcacctgaaattaagaattgtgttttcataacttagattgaatcattttaacctatataaggagcaggtcctcgtccatggagtcctccatgttgcaccgccatgcttctacagtagcccaggaccgacaaaccaaacacttgctctAGATAGATCCATAAACATTTTCGCACAGAAAAATGCAGATTTTTCTTAacttctttattcagtttttttttttttttttttactggtttaaatcaccaggtctctCTATATGGAGGGGAGGAGACCTCTGAGGGCAATGTTGCTCCTGCTAAAAACTCCCTGAATGTCTGcatcttaaattatcagagaaaaaaggtgagcacattaGCAGGTGGTGAGTTAACAACGAGTCAAACAATATAAGGGAAATACTGAATTGTGCCGTAAACcttctttattctgtgtttctgCACGTTAAATCACCGGggcagtttgttttggagaaaaagagacctctgcagattatTCAGCTCCTgctgaaaacctcctgaacgtctagatcagaaaaaagatgagcacgCATTAAGCCATCACAGTTATTAGCAGGTGGTGGGCTAACAGCCCatattggagaaacactgatttgtaacttgaaactgctttattcagcatttttactggttttaatcacctggtctgtttgtttcggagaaagagacctctgaggataattcagctccatgtaaaaacctccttaacaaagaacactgaaggaattcttaactggagaagtttcagctggttgcaatctgcaatcctcaccactagatgccactaaatccccctaaatcttacacaataCTCGTTTAAAAAGTCATGTTGAATGTGTCCTGTGTCTTACCTGCTGGGCTGAGGCTGAAATTTTCATCAGTCAGCACCATGAGCAGCAGTCTGCggcacaggatctctgggaagCACAGTGGGATGTCTCTGTATTGGGTGTCTGGATAATCCCAACCATACCCTGCAGCACTGCAGAACCTCCTCAACAGGGGAGTCTCCAGCCTTATGTAAAAACACATATGCTGATTAAAGTTGTGGATGACCAGCTGCCACTTCTTCCAGCTTCAAAGGCTTTCTCATTAAAACTGAACTGTCAAACGTTTCTCACCTGCAGCTGAGGACCGTGTAAACGACGTCACGCGTCTCTGTCGTTGCTGTGTGTAAGTAGCCTGTCCTCCGAGTCAGAGCTCTGGTCACATATTTGATGTAAAGATACACGAAACTGGGAAGTCTCTCGTTGTGGAGGACACTTGTTTTCAACAACTTATGAGAGCagtaaatgtaaacataaatgaTATACACACAACATGCAGAGAGCGAGGCAGCAGTGTAACTCTGCGCATTCCCCATTGTAGCTCCAAGTGGATCATTATAATGCACCACAGCGGGTTTAATAAAGTTATAAAACAGTGCAGTACTACATATCAATGACCTTTGGTAGTTAGCACAACAAACCATAGACTGTTTAAGGCGACAAACACATCCGGAATTTCTTGACACAAAAGTACGGAGCGCAAGTTGGGACAAAACATACCCCTTCGACTATTTCATGAAATGATAGGCGTTAACACACAaagtttaaaaacacactttcttttttaatatttcaacaaCCGTAGCACGTTTACAAGAGATAATTTACATGGTTTCAGTGTATAAATCCCAAACATTTTACAGTTCTTTGTGAGTTATATTTTTACTCAGGAAAgtgtaaaaacatttgtttttcacattcatattttaatcAAAAGTAAATTAAGAGTTAACTATTCAGCATTTTATTGTACAACTCAAAAAAGGGGGATGTTAAAAATTCTAAACAGCTGTGTATATTTAATTACTGTGCTGAAAAAAACAGGCCTTGGCAAATATCCCATGTATTGGTgtaaaatattaatgataatattCATATTCAGGAGGCATTTATGACTCAAACAGATCAGATGCTTCTGCAGATTGGGTCCTGAGATGATGGAGATGTTCTCCTGACAGCAGTTTGAACCATCTTCACATCCTGCTCCTCATCCaaacaggagcagcagcactATGCACACTGCATTCACTCCTATCAGCGGCACTGCAGAGCAAAGAGACAGCAGATGACACGATCAGAGGCAAGAGGAGACTCACTGGGCTTCTTGTCACTCACCCATGCACAGACTGTGTACactatggcaagccgttttaacatttaatcgctaaGTTTGACTATCtggaattaccattatagatatcaacaacgtcattttgactagtagtaatgtcattgtgactagtatgaattttaattgaagatatctataacgtcattgtgactagtcaaaactacagttacagatatctgtaattcagttttgactagtaagattcaaactatttttgccattcatgtgtatggggtttgtcattatagatatctacaATTACATTATGACTATCTataattccagtttgagatatctacaacgtcattttgactagtcataattcgaATTCaggatatctacaacgtcattctgactatctGAAACTCAATTCAAGATATCTAGAAAGGACCatgtagatatcttcaattgatgataattaaagatatcttgaacttgaattatgactagtcaaaattaaattgtagatatctcaaactggaattacagATATCCACAATTCAGTTGCGGATATCCGCAATAACAATTGCGGATATCCGCAACTACATtgtagatatctataatgacaaaccccatacacatgaatggcaaaagtagtttgaatcttactagtcaaaactgaattacagatgtcttgaataagagttttgactaggcaaaattatgttgcagatatcatgaatgaatatgaatgaatgaatatataaCGGCTTGCCATAAACACCCACCTCTCATTACTGTCCTCACAGAGCGGACAAGGTTCATTAGCTGCACTTTGATGCCTGGTTCATCACCAAAACCTCCGACACTTTGGTCCACTCCCCAGCCGACTGATGATGGTGAAAACAGACAGTCAGGCACATACAGACAAATAGACATGCAGCTTCAccattacaacaaaataaaccatGCTCTGACTAAGTACTGTTTAATACAAGTAAAGGATTGTCTTCATTGTACTTTAAGATACTGTTACATGTGTTGCTATACAGGTATGCTGTATTTTTACAGTCAGTTGCTGTAAGTTTGGGCCTCTAACGTGTGATTGTTGTGCACTGGTTTTGTTAATAAAGTTGTTCAATAAATTATTAAAGAAGTAACGTTagtgtaataataatgatacataTTAATTAGATTTAAACGGTGGACAACCTCTCTTGGCCATTCATTAGAGACTGCGGTAACGTTAACTTTAATTATCATCACCCTTCACCGATAAACCCCAAAGTTCTGACAGTTGTTCTAACTCAGCTGTCATGTTAcaagctagttagcattagctaaccTATTTCGACTTCCCATGAAACCTACGGGCGCAAACAATTTAAACGACAGCCACTTACTTTTACTCAGAAATCTTTCTTCGTGCAATACAGCGACAGCATTGACGCACAGGATTGCTGCTTGAATGAGAGAATACAAAGTAAACGCCATGTTGTCTTCACAGGTGGCTAGCTGACTAGCACACTGTATTTACTTCTGACGTAGCCTACGGTGGCTCCGGAAGGTCAAACCTAATGAACAGCAGCGGTTGAGGAAGTATTCAGACCGTAAATACAAGTGGCAATACCCCCTTGTAAAAATACTGTATTACAAGTTAAAGTCTATTAAGAAGTTAAAAGCAAAATATTGGACAGTTATTATCGATGCATTCAAATTTATGTTAAAGTATAATAACCGTTATTTAATCAGTAATCATTACCTTGATTGTTGTAGCTGTTCATAGTAAAGCAAATTACTTTACTAGTACACAATccattcaaaacaaaaatgtgtaagAAATGCATCATATTTCATGGGCTAATAACATTTTGTATGTAATGTGTAAACCTGCAAACTAACTGtggctgtcagataaatgtagtggaggaACAAAGGAAAGTTTTGCCTCGCTCATGACATTATGAACGTCTCAATATGAAGTAAAATACACGCAAGTAGGATCTCAAATCTGTACTTTggtgcagtacttgagtaaatgtattatGTTCCTTTTCTCTACTGCACCCAGTGTTCACCTGCAAATTAGTAATAGCTGAGCAAATACTTTAGTCCAAATCTGTCTAACTACCAGTCTTCAGTGACAAATATATCTTATAtctatttaagtgtgggagtggcctatttgaatcccttttgtttgagaccatgctgcaaggtgagtgtgtttgctgatcctgtaagtttatttatctcctttaactttagcttatattgtagttatgctatgtagcgtgtgaaatagagtatggtgaatgtgctaggaaaggtagtatcagcactgcttctacctggagcttgcatgtacggagcctgggtttggttgaaggtggcggtgctgtttgggctgagaaagccatgtgtaagtaaggtaaagaaggttattgggttggtgcagggaggggagcagtgagacctggcattaggggagtgtctctgggacgctagagatcactgtctaacctcctggaggtgtcgtgggaccaactagacgaattactggtgaaaggaggttcccacccgatgaccccaaagacatgttagttatcactgctcactggtctgtatagttaagtcttgccatattagcttatcatagggcttaggaggttattgactgagtgctgatccttttctagagcacaaacttcttgtgtttatttgaatatttacaATCAAGAAACGCACACGCATACAACAGACAGAATCATGAGAATAAAAATCTTTATTAGTGTTTTATGAAGTCTGCATAATATGCCACACGCCTGAGAAGCTTatggtcagaaaaaaaaaagaactgctcTATCAATACCGCCCTCTACTGGTAAAACAACTGCGACATCTACTGTACTGACTGCTTTGCAAAAAGATTACtgttaaatacacacatactgtactacTGTTATGTATATGTACGTCTGGTCCACGTCAGTttttgtaatgtattttttcacattCATATGTTGTAGGccaaagataaaaacaatgtAACACTGGACCCTAACACATGGTTCAGTTCCCCAAATCCAAACTTCACTAGGTGCACTTAAAGTACAATCACTAGTGCCATAAGGTAAACACATTTACATCAAAAAGAAGGTGGTGGGGGCCACGTAATGACAAGAATGGCAGAGTTTAAGCTAATAAGTCCTGttgtacatactgtattttaTAGACATAACAAATAcaatacacacattaacacagaaTGTCCTAGTGTGCAGGCACATTCACTCTTCTTTTCTCATGGAAGGAAAACCACTCTCCTCCCATGTTTCTGTAACATTTTGAAAGCCAATTGTATCTGGTTGACCTTAACCCGCTTGACTAAGCACCAAAAGGCTACAAGAGGTCAcgtgtgtttttcaaaataaatgaagagaTGACTGAATGAATGGCCATTACAAAGTTTTACATGCCTCTGGAATCATTACAACCGTTACAGGAAAGTAGATTTTGGCTTTCAGGCAAATCTGTTGTTTTGTGTACTTTAAATGCACCAGATTTCTTTGGAAAAACAAAGGATAGAAACAGGCTACACATCATGTGGGgcagtgaggtttttttttttttttttaccaagacaaaGAGCTGCAATTGGAAATTAAT from Epinephelus moara isolate mb chromosome 8, YSFRI_EMoa_1.0, whole genome shotgun sequence includes these protein-coding regions:
- the si:ch211-12e13.1 gene encoding uncharacterized protein si:ch211-12e13.1, encoding MVCCANYQRSLICSTALFYNFIKPAVVHYNDPLGATMGNAQSYTAASLSACCVYIIYVYIYCSHKLLKTSVLHNERLPSFVYLYIKYVTRALTRRTGYLHTATTETRDVVYTVLSCRLETPLLRRFCSAAGYGWDYPDTQYRDIPLCFPEILCRRLLLMVLTDENFSLSPAGLVRVQQRVKTLQPVDELKRGPFMLQARVLEYRQIDAGVEVDICLSATSRAGCPVWESVLTLLSKNTNHKASIGLLRNERQCLSTGQPNESVPENVKRVELRVPRITGLQRVWSFSDYNPYRLLSLPARLVGYRLQAPSLWMLSVCLAEIEKHKGVGVITAPISITAQFKEPLLVPGRVTIKFWETTKDGDQSPAQSLSFHMQQHGSNISHMKGLISR
- the LOC126394417 gene encoding immediate early response 3-interacting protein 1-like; the encoded protein is MAFTLYSLIQAAILCVNAVAVLHEERFLSKIGWGVDQSVGGFGDEPGIKVQLMNLVRSVRTVMRVPLIGVNAVCIVLLLLFG